One part of the Neoarius graeffei isolate fNeoGra1 chromosome 2, fNeoGra1.pri, whole genome shotgun sequence genome encodes these proteins:
- the LOC132871484 gene encoding trace amine-associated receptor 13c-like has product MPEKLNSSLLEEADLKDYCFPDSNVSCLKASYHIAAQIGIYLFLMVAMIVTILGNSVVIISIAHFKQLHTPTNILVMSLALTDLILGVIVMPFSIIRSVDGCWYFGEDFCLWHSSFDVFLTTVSVYHLICIAVDRYQAVCYPLQYPTRVTIPVAWLMVAISWIAAAVYSFGLLFSKANVEHLDEYIASTYCLGYCNIMFNALWSVLDTCICFMFPFSVMIFLYAKIFLISKKHARKLDGVKQGKNDLTKFSQKLKQENKAAKTLAIVVGAFNLCWMPFYINSLLDPYINFSTPFVLFDIFVWLGYINSTLNPIIYGLFYPWFRKTLYLMVTLKIFAPNSSDIKVYAA; this is encoded by the coding sequence ATGCCAGAAAAACTCAATTCATCTCTACTAGAAGAAGCAGATTTGAAAGATTACTGTTTCCCTGATTCAAATGTATCTTGTCTGAAGGCTTCTTACCACATAGCTGCTCAAATAGGGATATACTTGTTCCTGATGGTCGCGATGATTGTTACCATTCTCGGAAATTCTGTGGTCATCATCTCTATAGCTCATTTCAAACAACTTCAcacacctacaaatattttggtgATGTCTTTGGCACTAACAGATCTGATTCTGGGAGTCATTGTGATGCCATTCAGCATCATCAGATCTGTAGATGGTTGTTGGTACTTTGGTGAGGATTTCTGCCTTTGGCATTCTAGTTTTGATGTTTTCCTCACAACTGTATCAGTCTACCACTTGATTTGTATCGCTGTAGATCGATATCAAGCTGTGTGCTATCCACTTCAGTATCCTACAAGAGTAACTATACCTGTTGCATGGCTGATGGTAGCTATAAGTTGGATTGCAGCTGCAGTGTATTCATTTGGTCTCCTGTTTTCAAAAGCAAATGTGGAACATTTAGATGAATACATTGCCTCTACATATTGCCTGGGATATTGCAACATCATGTTCAATGCACTGTGGTCTGTTTTGGATACGTGTATATGTTTCATGTTCCCTTTCTCTGTTATGATTTTTCTATATGCTAAAATATTTCTCATTTCAAAAAAACATGCAAGAAAATTGGATGGAGTGAAGCAGGGCAAAAATGATCTAACCAAGTTCTCACAAAAGCTGAAACAGGAGAACAAAGCTGCAAAAACTCTTGCTATAGTTGTAGGTGCATTTAATTTATGCTGGATGCCGTTTTACATCAACTCTCTCCTTGATCCTTATATTAACTTTTCTACACCTTTTGTACTTTTTGATATTTTTGTCTGGTTGGGTTATATTAATTCAACTCTAAATCCCATCATATATGGCCTTTTCTATCCATGGTTCAGAAAAACATTGTATCTAATGGTGACACTGAAAATATTTGCCCCAAATTCTTCTGACATAAAAGTGTATGCAGCTTGA
- the LOC132871475 gene encoding trace amine-associated receptor 13c-like, with translation MPEALNPSLLEEAGLKEYCFPDSNNSCLKASYHIAAQTIIYLLLMFAIIITILGNSVVIISIAHFKQLHTPTNILVMSLALTDLILGVIVMPFSLIRSVDGCWYFGQEFCFVHSNVDMYLTTVSVFHLICIAIDRYEAVCYPLQYPTRVTIPVAWLMVAISWIAAAVYSFGLLVSKANVEHLDEYIASTYCLGYCTIMFNALWSVLDTCICFMLPCSVMIFLYAKIFLISKKHARKLDGVKQGKNDLTKFSQKLKQENKAAKTLGIVVGAFNLCWMPFYINSLVDPYINYATHLIFYDVFGWLGYINSALNPIIYGLFYPWFRKTLYLMVTLKIFATNSSDIKLYAA, from the coding sequence ATGCCAGAAGCTCTGAATCCATCTCTACTAGAAGAAGCAGGTTTAAAAGAGTACTGTTTTCCTGATTCAAATAACTCTTGTTTGAAGGCTTCTTACCACATAGCTGCTCAAACAATAATATATTTGCTCCTGATGTTCGCGATAATTATTACCATTCTAGGAAATTCTGTGGTCATCATCTCTATAGCTCATTTCAAACAACTTCAcacacctacaaatattttggtgATGTCTCTGGCACTAACAGATCTGATTCTGGGAGTCATTGTCATGCCATTCAGCCTGATCAGGTCTGTGGATGGTTGTTGGTACTTTGGTCAAGAATTCTGTTTTGTACACTCCAATGTTGACATGTACCTCACAACTGTATCAGTCTTTCACTTGATTTGTATTGCTATAGATCGATATGAAGCTGTGTGCTATCCACTTCAGTATCCTACAAGAGTAACTATACCTGTTGCATGGCTTATGGTAGCTATAAGTTGGATTGCAGCTGCAGTGTATTCATTTGGTCTCCTGGTTTCCAAAGCAAATGTGGAACATTTAGATGAATACATTGCATCTACATATTGCCTGGGATATTGCACCATTATGTTCAATGCACTGTGGTCTGTTTTGGATACATGTATCTGTTTCATGTTGCCTTGTTCTGTAATGATTTTTCTGTATGCTAAAATATTTCTCATTTCAAAAAAACATGCAAGAAAATTGGATGGAGTGAAGCAGGGCAAAAATGATCTAACCAAGTTCTCACAAAAGCTGAAACAGGAGAACAAAGCAGCAAAGACTCTTGGTATTGTTGTAGGTGCATTTAATTTATGCTGGATGCCGTTTTACATCAACTCTCTCGTTGATCCTTATATTAACTATGCTACCCATCTGATCTTTTATGATGTTTTTGGCTGGTTAGGTTACATTAATTCAGCTTTAAATCCCATTATATATGGCCTTTTCTATCCATGGTTCAGAAAAACATTGTATCTAATGGTAACACTGAAAATATTTGCCACAAATTCTTCTGACATAAAATTGTATGCAGCTTGA